Proteins encoded by one window of Betaproteobacteria bacterium:
- a CDS encoding IS3 family transposase has product MVREHGLSERRACRLVGLSRDSYRHPPHTSAENQALSGQIVAIAHERRRFGYRRVHDMLRAQFPGVNHKRVYRLYKAANLAVRKRRKARRAASERTPLGIATQVNEVWSMDFVSDSLASGRRLKCLTVADDYSHECVDIAVDFGIGGAYVTRLLDQAATFRGYPAAVRTDNGPEFTSRAFIAWTQAHGIRHLLIQPGRPMQNGYIESFNGRFR; this is encoded by the coding sequence TTGGTGCGCGAGCACGGGCTGTCCGAGCGCCGCGCGTGCAGGCTTGTGGGGCTGAGCCGAGACAGCTACCGGCATCCGCCACACACCAGTGCCGAGAACCAGGCGCTGAGCGGGCAGATCGTGGCCATCGCGCATGAACGCCGGCGCTTTGGCTACCGGCGCGTGCACGACATGCTGCGCGCGCAGTTCCCCGGCGTGAACCACAAGCGGGTGTACCGGCTGTACAAGGCCGCCAACTTGGCCGTGCGCAAGCGCCGCAAGGCGCGTCGCGCGGCCAGCGAGCGCACGCCGCTGGGCATCGCCACCCAAGTCAACGAGGTGTGGAGCATGGACTTCGTCAGCGACAGTCTGGCCAGCGGCAGGCGCCTGAAATGCCTGACCGTGGCCGACGACTACAGCCACGAATGCGTGGACATCGCGGTGGACTTCGGCATCGGCGGCGCCTACGTCACGCGGCTGCTGGACCAGGCCGCCACCTTCCGGGGCTATCCAGCAGCGGTGCGTACCGACAACGGCCCGGAGTTCACCAGCCGGGCGTTCATCGCCTGGACCCAGGCCCACGGCATCCGGCATCTGCTGATCCAGCCCGGACGGCCCATGCAGAACGGCTACATCGAAAGCTTCAACGGGCGGTTCCGCGA